A genomic region of Vanessa tameamea isolate UH-Manoa-2023 chromosome 11, ilVanTame1 primary haplotype, whole genome shotgun sequence contains the following coding sequences:
- the LOC113400911 gene encoding cell division cycle protein 20 homolog, whose protein sequence is MAQFNYLNELNSLATIDGPITRGPLQRWIKKSNNENLNPSLSTSFKNISNINLSSCNQSMQKLSVSSNQSYNNVLSNNKTPPRNENKKGKKTPSKNKSPGRSTTPTPNKASKTPNKADRFIPSRSNSNFDLCHYMLSREDDKGEEIVAQTAASEAIGRALTDTEPGRLLQYTCKAPAAPEGYQNRLRVVYSQAKVPSTVKNTTRYIPQAPDRILDAPDILDDYYLNLVDWSASNILAVALGNSVYLWNAGTGQIEQLLTLEGSETVCSVAWVQGGGSHLAVGTSAATVELWDCEKIKRLRIMDGHTGRVGSLAWNLYVVSSGARDGNIVHHDVRQRDHAVASFAAHTQEICGLKWSPDGKYLASGGNDNLLNIWPVNQAQHYSQPQHLYSFNQHLAAVKGLAWCPWSAGILASGGGTADRTIRIWNVNTGSNVNTVDTKSQVCSIVWSTHYKELVSGHGYAHNQLVLWKYPALTRVAELSGHVARVLHLALSPDGTTVLSAGADETLRLWKCFMLDPSKKKEPTDTKAAKSLLNMNALIR, encoded by the exons atggcaCAGTTTAACTACCTCAATGAATTAAATAGTTTAGCGACAATAGACGGGCCCATAACTCGTGGGCCACTACAGCGATGGATTAAAAAGAGTAATAATGAAAATCTAAATCCATCTTTAAGtacatcttttaaaaatatatcaaatataaacttaagTTCGTGTAATCAATCTATGCAAAAGTTGTCAGTTTCTAGTAATCAAAGTTATAACAATGTTTTGTCTAATAACAAAACACCGCctagaaatgaaaataaaaaaggcaaGAAAACTCCTTCTAAAAACAAATCACCAG GTCGATCAACAACACCTACACCAAATAAAGCTTCAAAGACTCCGAACAAAGCAGATAGATTTATCCCTTCAAGAAGTAACtcaaattttgatttatgtCATTATATG TTAAGTCGTGAAGATGACAAAGGTGAAGAAATTGTTGCTCAAACAGCTGCCAGTGAAGCAATTGGGCGCGCACTTACCGATACTGAGCCAGGCCGACTCTTACAATACACTTGTAAGGCCCCTGCCGCTCCTGAAGGGTACCAGAATAGGCTCAGAGTGGTATATTCacag GCTAAAGTACCATCAAcagtaaaaaatacaacaagATACATTCCACAAGCACCAGACAGAATTTTGGATGCACCTGACATTTTGGACGAttatt accTTAACTTAGTTGACTGGAGTGCATCCAATATACTAGCTGTTGCTTTAGGTAACTCAGTATATTTATGGAATGCTGGAACTGGCCAAATTGAACAGCTACTGACATTGGAAGGATCAGAAACGGTTTGTTCGGTTGCATGGGTACAAGGAGGCGGTTCTCATTTAGCAGTTGGTACATCTGCGGCTACAGTTGAACTATGGGATTGTGAAAAGATTAAAAGATTGAGA ATAATGGATGGACACACTGGTCGGGTGGGTTCACTCGCGTGGAACCTTTATGTGGTGTCTAGTGGCGCACGTGACGGTAATATTGTTCATCACGACGTGCGACAACGCGACCACGCAGTCGCGTCGTTTGCCGCGCATACGCAAGAG atatgtGGTCTAAAATGGTCACCAGATGGTAAATATTTAGCATCCGGCGGTAACGATAATCTGCTGAATATTTGGCCTGTCAATCAGGCCCAGCACTACTCTCAGCCACAGCATCTGTACTCTTTCAA tcaACACTTGGCAGCAGTGAAAGGTCTAGCATGGTGTCCATGGAGTGCAGGCATCCTGGCTTCAGGCGGTGGTACTGCCGACAGAACAATACGTATCTGGAATGTGAATACTGGGAGCAATGTGAACACAGTAGATACTAAGTCTCAG GTGTGCTCAATAGTGTGGAGTACGCACTACAAGGAGCTGGTGTCGGGGCACGGCTACGCACACAACCAGCTGGTGCTGTGGAAGTACCCGGCGCTGACGCGCGTGGCCGAGCTCAGCGGGCACGTGGCGCGCGTGCTGCACCTCGCCCTGTCGCCCGACGGCACCACCGTGCTGTCCGCCGGCGCCGACGAAACGCTGCG tcTCTGGAAATGCTTCATGCTCGATCCTTCTAAGA